In Rhipicephalus microplus isolate Deutch F79 unplaced genomic scaffold, USDA_Rmic scaffold_49, whole genome shotgun sequence, a single window of DNA contains:
- the LOC119161969 gene encoding uncharacterized protein LOC119161969 → MVAVLTKEDVEHLPKCFKQFSNVHVIVDCSEIAVGQPNCLRCALQCHSFNKKGFTVKYMMTATPSSLIAHISEGYGGRTSYKAIFEQSCLINELDPVSDAVMTDRGFLIDDIYGDNLIELIRPPFKRQQKQMSSGDALRTQKIASARVHVEHAIQPMKIFKVLLTRILWSMVGLLDDIAVVAAGITNLSLPILAEHRFL, encoded by the coding sequence ATGGTGGCTGTACTAACAAAAGAAGATGTTGAGCATTTGCCAAAATGTTTCAAACAGTTCAGCAATGTGCATGTCATTGTGGACTGTTCAGAAATTGCAGTAGGCCAGCCTAACTGCCTGCGATGTGCACTCCAGTGTCATTCCTTCAACAAGAAGGGTTTCACTGTTAAGTACATGATGACTGCAACTCCAAGTAGTCTCATTGCCCACATAAGTGAGGGATATGGGGGCCGAACATCTTACAAGGCTATATTTGAACAAAGCTGTCTGATTAATGAACTTGACCCGGTATCAGATGCCGTAATGACAGACCGTGGCTTCCTGATTGATGACATCTATGGTGACAATTTAATTGAATTAATCAGGCCACCATTCAAAAGACAGCAAAAGCAGATGTCTAGCGGTGACGCCCTTCGAACCCAAAAGATAGCGTCGGCAAGGGTCCACGTTGAGCATGCAATACAGCCCATGAAAATATTTAAAGTCTTGTTGACAAGGATTCTCTGGAGCATGGTGGGACTACTTGATGACATTGCGGTAGTGGCGGCCGGAATCACAAACTTGTCATTGCCAATTTTAGCAGAACATCGTTTTTTGTGA
- the LOC142788260 gene encoding uncharacterized protein LOC142788260 yields MDRAFDKKRKTRLAYGKRKHCTPNPRRSRIPPGSRPSVAESDAALDSQSTDAVNNAEEMLRQCVSSSEDDDVDATVYRREAAHSPNEDRAVQRDGDVIDAPADAGNPRGDATIVTSERRTIQGHIQPSFVSAETAEAQSASVRESLGAMSATERKFALTAPPESATMLTPQGEEEEYVIMQMSALNAIIGNTLCPVCHEQSLVVDRDTRHGLAVKMVVTCRSCGSANTHWTSPRKPGGRVFDVNLRSLQAIRCIGKGPTALNDFWAVMNVSHRGLHQKSYQRHLKKVLKPAADEAAETVFADAVEAVKKTYQEMEVNFTKNITVVYDGTWLTRGHNSHIGVGCVTEFYTGLVIDCTVLSNFCLGCSLRPAENDPAHQEWRKTHVCQKNTDVVAGRMEVEAALQLFGRSLSKTDLRYTNIICDGDSRTYVALCTEKMYGFVPLTKEDCINHVQKRMGTALRSLVSKSKKGEALGGRGGLTQDLIKRLTSYYGLALRSSTDVEDVKKAVMATFHHVSSTDAKPHHELCLSGARSWCRHRAAEADGKPQPPHKYNLPNKVVEALRPVYQRLSDPQLLARCSGNKTQNAAESLHSVIWSLISKQQHASLVTVEVAVHEAVARYNAGNFQAYTKICAAMGVQPGALTLHRAAEKDAQRARKSSQMHKVKGERPKRLPLHKDTKDYSAGAF; encoded by the coding sequence ATGGATCGCGCCTTCGATAAGAAACGCAAGACTCGGCTCGCTTACGGAAAGCGAAAGCACTGTACACCTAATCCTCGGCGATCGCGGATACCCCCAGGAAGTCGTCCGTCAGTCGCCGAAAGTGATGCTGCTTTGGATTCTCAGTCAACTGATGCGGTGAACAACGCAGAGGAGATGCTACGCCAGTGCGTGTCAAGCTCGGAAGACGATGACGTTGATGCTACCGTATATCGACGTGAGGCCGCACACTCTCCTAACGAGGATCGCGCTGTTCAACGTGACGGTGACGTGATTGACGCGCCGGCAGATGCTGGCAATCCACGGGGTGATGCCACGATTGTGACCAGCGAGCGCCGTACCATTCAGGGACACATTCAACCCAGTTTTGTGTCAGCGGAAACCGCAGAAGCTCAGTCGGCCAGCGTTCGCGAGTCGCTCGGCGCGATGTCTGCTACTGAGCGAAAGTTTGCACTGACCGCGCCGCCGGAAAGCGCAACTATGCTGACGCCACagggagaagaagaagaatacgTGATAATGCAGATGAGCGCCCTAAACGCGATTATTGGGAATACCCTCTGCCCTGTGTGTCATGAGCAAAGTTTGGTTGTGGATCGGGACACAAGGCATGGACTTGCCGTGAAAATGGTGGTCACATGCCGCTCTTGTGGCTCAGCCAACACCCATTGGACTTCGCCCAGAAAACCAGGTGGTCGAGTTTTCGACGTGAATTTACGGTCTTTGCAGGCAATAAGGTGCATCGGTAAAGGGCCTACTGCTCTAAATGACTTCTGGGCAGTGATGAATGTCTCTCACAGAGGGCTGCACCAGAAGAGCTATCAACGCCACTTGAAAAAGGTGCTGAAGCCAGCGGCTGATGAAGCTGCAGAAACAGTTTTTGCAGATGCTGTAGAGGCTGTGAAGAAGACTTATCAGGAAATGGAAGTAAACTTCACTAAAAACATTACCGTGGTCTATGACGGCACATGGCTGACGCGCGGACACAACTCACACATTGGTGTAGGCTGTGTGACAGAATTTTATACTGGACTTGTGATTGACTGTACAGTCCTCTCTAACTTCTGCCTCGGGTGCTCACTACGTCCAGCCGAAAACGACCCAGCACATCAAGAGTGGAGGAAGACACATGTTTGTCAAAAAAACACAGATGTGGTTGCAGGACGCATGGAGGTGGAAGCCGCACTGCAGCTTTTTGGACGCTCCCTCAGTAAAACTGATCTCCGTTACACGAATATCATTTGTGACGGTGACAGTCGCACCTACGTGGCCCTGTGCACTGAGAAGATGTATGGGTTTGTACCTCTCACGAAGGAGGACTGCATAAACCATGTTCAGAAGAGGATGGGCACAGCACTCCGTTCTCTTGTTAGCAAGTCTAAGAAGGGAGAGGCGCTCGGCGGAAGAGGTGGCCTGACGCAGGACTTGATCAAAAGGCTCACCAGCTATTATGGCCTAGCACTGCGAagcagcacggacgtcgaagacgTGAAGAAAGCAGTGATGGCCACCTTTCATCATGTTTCATCGACTGATGCAAAACCTCATCATGAGCTCTGTCTTTCCGGTGCCCGCAGCTGGTGCAGGCACCGTGCAGCAGAAGCAGACGGGAAGCCACAACCTCCACACAAGTATAACCTGCCCAACAAAGTTGTTGAAGCGTTGCGGCCAGTGTACCAACGCCTGTCCGACCCTCAACTGCTGGCTCGCTGCAGTGGCAACAAGACACAAAATGCCGCTGAAAGCCTTCACTCGGTGATTTGGTCACTCATTTCTAAGCAGCAGCATGCCTCTCTAGTCACCGTGGAAGTAGCAGTCCATGAGGCAGTTGCTAGGTACAATGCAGGCAACTTTCAAGCTTACACCAAGATTTGTGCTGCAATGGGTGTGCAACCTGGGGCACTTACCCTCCACAGGGCTGCTGAAAAAGATGCTCAGCGAGCAAGGAAGTCATCACAAATGCATAAAGTGAAAGGGGAGAGACCCAAAAGGTTGCCTCTACACAAGGACACCAAGGACTACAGTGCTGGTGCATTCTAA